The following are encoded in a window of Cryobacterium sp. CG_9.6 genomic DNA:
- a CDS encoding flagellar hook capping FlgD N-terminal domain-containing protein — translation MYSSSVARAPKQTMDSEVFMSLLVTQLRNQDPSSPMDTNQMIAQTTQLAMMEKLNSLATTNEENFSLQMRMAAASLVGQDVTYTDADGVAATGQATAVSYAGAVPQVTVNGQTIALDAISGISARAVTPVADAASS, via the coding sequence ATGTATTCCTCCTCGGTCGCTCGCGCGCCGAAGCAGACCATGGACTCGGAGGTGTTCATGTCGCTGCTGGTGACTCAGCTGCGCAACCAAGATCCCTCGTCGCCCATGGACACCAACCAGATGATCGCGCAGACCACGCAGCTGGCCATGATGGAGAAACTCAACTCCTTGGCCACCACTAACGAGGAGAATTTCTCGTTGCAAATGCGCATGGCTGCCGCCTCCCTCGTGGGTCAGGACGTCACCTACACGGATGCCGATGGCGTGGCCGCCACGGGGCAAGCGACTGCCGTGTCTTACGCCGGTGCCGTGCCTCAGGTCACCGTGAATGGGCAGACCATTGCCCTTGATGCCATTTCGGGAATATCCGCTCGCGCGGTTACACCAGTAGCGGATGCCGCGTCCTCCTAA
- a CDS encoding flagellar hook-length control protein FliK: MTLTVSTSPVRPASALGTRSANPQAAADFAARLDQAAVPRTGSDRSADARSGDSDSSVADSAVPEVISDKRSEVGVTASEQMSPVPAAVSPATSSFAWPSLASGLSPVQGVATATAAGTLGQLETVDLSVASVAASTAAYGAVDAVPGSAGSSTAGVSTDAPASTRSAQPLPSESAANLAAAGTVTAATASGDASVDTSVIAAGTVSARGQTSTTGAAAGAAATAAQPQSAVASAIVATNSQAAAPTDLLVRPTGSAQVEAVRILRIDDAVPTASASAVVAGVATGTPAAAPLTGAGPAASAVPNVPVPLATQVAKPLFTLSGVKPGEHVLTINVTPENLGPLTVRAHVTGDNIRVELFAPTDVAREALRAILPDLRRDLSGSGLNAQLDLSSQNSAGDARAQADRDQRPPPGLRDGPGDEPPPRLPRSFLSNSSSTIDVMA; encoded by the coding sequence ATGACGCTCACCGTATCCACCTCACCGGTTCGGCCCGCATCGGCATTGGGAACTCGCTCGGCGAACCCGCAGGCCGCCGCTGACTTTGCTGCCCGGCTCGATCAGGCTGCTGTTCCGCGCACGGGTTCGGACCGTTCCGCAGACGCCCGCTCCGGCGACTCTGACTCTTCGGTGGCTGACTCGGCGGTGCCCGAAGTGATCTCTGACAAGAGGTCTGAAGTTGGCGTAACCGCCTCTGAGCAGATGTCGCCGGTCCCAGCAGCGGTCTCTCCGGCCACCAGCTCGTTCGCCTGGCCGTCGCTTGCGTCTGGGCTGTCACCGGTCCAAGGCGTTGCGACGGCGACGGCAGCCGGGACCCTCGGACAGTTGGAAACCGTCGATCTCTCCGTCGCATCCGTCGCTGCCAGTACGGCCGCGTACGGTGCCGTCGATGCGGTGCCCGGCAGTGCCGGCTCCTCCACTGCAGGTGTCTCGACCGATGCTCCCGCGAGTACACGTTCCGCTCAGCCGCTTCCGAGCGAGTCGGCGGCTAACCTCGCTGCCGCGGGTACGGTGACGGCGGCGACCGCGTCGGGAGATGCAAGCGTTGACACCTCGGTAATCGCCGCCGGAACCGTGTCGGCCCGCGGCCAAACGTCAACCACCGGTGCGGCAGCGGGTGCGGCGGCAACTGCGGCGCAACCTCAATCAGCAGTTGCGTCGGCTATCGTCGCCACCAATTCACAGGCCGCCGCTCCGACTGACCTTTTGGTGCGTCCCACCGGATCGGCACAGGTCGAGGCCGTGCGCATCCTGCGGATCGACGACGCGGTGCCCACAGCATCCGCTTCGGCTGTGGTGGCTGGTGTTGCCACTGGTACGCCGGCCGCGGCGCCGCTCACGGGGGCGGGGCCGGCGGCATCTGCTGTGCCAAACGTTCCGGTGCCGCTGGCGACTCAGGTTGCCAAGCCGCTTTTCACCCTGAGTGGAGTGAAGCCGGGGGAGCACGTGCTCACGATCAATGTGACGCCGGAAAACCTGGGGCCGCTCACGGTACGTGCGCACGTGACCGGCGACAACATTCGGGTGGAGTTGTTCGCGCCCACCGATGTTGCGCGTGAGGCGCTGCGGGCGATTCTGCCCGACCTGCGTCGCGACCTTTCCGGTTCCGGTCTGAATGCCCAGCTTGATCTGTCGTCGCAGAACTCGGCGGGTGATGCGCGAGCGCAGGCGGACCGTGACCAGCGACCACCGCCGGGTCTTCGGGACGGCCCGGGCGACGAGCCTCCGCCGCGCCTACCCCGCAGTTTTCTCTCCAACTCTTCATCGACCATCGACGTGATGGCTTAG
- the fliG gene encoding flagellar motor switch protein FliG, with protein MTEVVTVLTGTQKVAVVLMNMDSALASVVMKQFSDAEAEVIASEIIQLRKVDADVAESALSEFREITQSNSRPGRGGHEFAQGLLEASFGAERAAGVLNRVATSMAGKAFEFLDTADSSDVLNLLEGEMPQTIALVLAHLRREQASALLSGMEASLRTDVAQCIATMGSAAPDAIRIVTETLKMGARTVVAREVVEVMGGVQPLVEIINRADAATERALLEALEARDPILAEEVRSRMLTFADIVKLESRDVQQVLRGIDTSVLAIAMKGTSGAVLTVIRTNLSERNRDLLDDETKSLGPVRLSQVEDARAEVVRAIRDMEAQGTITVQRGVEEEYVN; from the coding sequence ATGACCGAGGTCGTCACCGTCTTGACCGGCACACAGAAGGTGGCCGTGGTGCTGATGAACATGGACTCCGCTCTCGCCTCCGTCGTGATGAAGCAGTTTTCCGACGCGGAGGCCGAGGTGATTGCGTCGGAGATCATTCAGCTGCGCAAGGTGGATGCGGACGTGGCCGAGAGCGCACTCAGTGAATTTCGGGAAATTACCCAGAGCAACTCTCGCCCCGGCCGCGGCGGACATGAATTCGCTCAGGGTCTGCTTGAGGCGTCGTTTGGTGCGGAGCGCGCTGCCGGCGTGCTGAACCGAGTAGCGACATCCATGGCTGGTAAAGCCTTTGAATTTTTAGACACCGCCGATTCGAGCGATGTTCTGAACCTGCTCGAGGGGGAAATGCCGCAAACCATTGCTCTCGTTCTCGCTCACCTACGCCGCGAACAGGCGTCGGCGCTGCTGTCGGGCATGGAAGCCTCCCTGCGCACCGATGTGGCTCAGTGCATCGCCACCATGGGCAGTGCGGCGCCCGATGCCATTCGAATCGTCACCGAGACGCTGAAGATGGGCGCGCGCACGGTGGTGGCGCGCGAGGTAGTGGAGGTCATGGGTGGCGTACAGCCGCTCGTGGAGATTATTAACCGTGCCGATGCCGCAACCGAGCGTGCCCTGCTCGAAGCGCTCGAGGCACGTGACCCAATTTTGGCGGAAGAGGTGCGCTCCCGCATGCTCACCTTCGCCGACATCGTGAAGCTCGAGAGCCGCGATGTTCAGCAGGTGCTCCGCGGAATCGACACCAGCGTGCTGGCGATTGCCATGAAGGGAACGTCCGGTGCGGTGCTCACCGTCATTCGCACCAACCTCTCAGAACGTAACCGCGACCTGCTCGATGACGAGACCAAGAGCCTCGGCCCGGTGCGTCTGAGCCAGGTGGAGGATGCCCGCGCCGAGGTTGTGCGTGCCATCCGCGACATGGAAGCCCAGGGCACGATCACTGTGCAGCGCGGCGTGGAGGAGGAGTATGTCAACTAA
- a CDS encoding flagellar FliJ family protein: MIRLFPLAGLLRLRHLEQDEAAGHLAAANSRVQDNDSRRDRARALLHGTADSPTTAAALQAMAAARSSSRSMLADLDALGQGHRESLRSAQSAFDAARAESKALEKLEARHAQAVAAADLHAEQIVLDEIASTRWHRNRTEDEQ, from the coding sequence ATGATTCGCCTGTTCCCACTTGCCGGGCTGCTGCGCCTGCGTCACCTCGAGCAGGACGAGGCTGCCGGTCACCTGGCCGCGGCCAATTCCCGCGTGCAGGACAACGACTCTCGGCGCGATCGTGCTCGGGCGCTCCTGCACGGCACTGCCGACTCGCCCACCACAGCGGCAGCACTGCAGGCCATGGCCGCGGCCCGATCGTCGTCGAGGAGCATGCTCGCCGATCTTGATGCCCTCGGACAGGGGCATCGGGAGAGCCTACGCTCGGCGCAGAGCGCATTTGACGCGGCACGCGCCGAGTCGAAGGCCCTCGAAAAGCTGGAAGCGCGACACGCACAGGCCGTGGCCGCGGCCGATCTGCACGCCGAGCAAATTGTGCTCGACGAGATAGCATCCACACGCTGGCATCGGAACCGCACGGAGGACGAGCAATGA
- a CDS encoding C40 family peptidase, translating to MSVTMTDALSRMSQIQSMIQNIGGTQSAAKNASVAAANAGAFAATLAAQLETTGTSATGAAALAGTAGATGTEVSTAAQKYLGVPYVFGGEDASGMDCSGLVQRVYADVGIEVPRLVSGQMKLGTEVASLAEAQPGDLIVTGGGDHILIYAGNNKVIHAPYPGRTVCLVDAYMTDADITTIRRVIPTPAVAPAGAGSPADMFSAALASFGTGGAR from the coding sequence ATGAGCGTCACCATGACGGATGCCCTGAGCCGCATGAGTCAGATCCAGTCGATGATTCAGAACATTGGCGGCACGCAGAGCGCCGCAAAGAACGCTTCAGTGGCGGCTGCTAATGCCGGTGCCTTTGCGGCCACGCTCGCCGCCCAGCTGGAAACCACCGGCACGAGCGCCACGGGGGCTGCGGCTCTGGCCGGAACGGCTGGAGCCACCGGAACCGAGGTGAGCACTGCCGCCCAAAAATACCTCGGTGTGCCCTATGTGTTTGGCGGGGAGGACGCGAGCGGTATGGATTGCTCCGGCCTCGTGCAGAGAGTTTATGCCGATGTGGGCATAGAAGTTCCACGCCTGGTGTCTGGTCAGATGAAGCTCGGCACCGAGGTTGCTTCGCTGGCCGAGGCGCAGCCGGGTGACCTCATCGTTACGGGTGGCGGCGACCACATTCTCATCTACGCCGGTAACAACAAGGTCATTCATGCGCCGTATCCCGGCCGCACGGTGTGTCTCGTCGATGCCTACATGACGGATGCCGACATCACCACCATCCGCCGGGTCATCCCCACTCCGGCGGTGGCTCCAGCCGGTGCCGGTAGTCCCGCCGACATGTTCAGTGCCGCGCTGGCCTCGTTCGGTACGGGCGGTGCCCGATGA
- a CDS encoding FliI/YscN family ATPase gives MSSLTLLDAALGTARRAALPERVGTVSSIVGLGVEVRGLSAAIGDLVSLGDYPGIDAEVVATGATGIRCMPLGRLTGLRAGAPARAASTPLLVPTGNGLFGRVLDGLGRPIDGKGPLRSAGSVSLDHESPSAMHRARISEQLQLGVRALDTLTTVGKGQRMGLFAGSGVGKSSLLSMIARGTDAEVSVIALVGERGREVREFLEDDLGAEGLARSIVVVSTSDEPAMMRLRAAFTATRIAESFRDQGSDVMLMMDSLTRVAMAQREIGLSVGEPPATRGYPPSTFSVLAQLLERAGTGETGSITGMYTVLVEGDDHNEPIADAARSILDGHVVLDRKLAVAGHFPSIDVLSSISRVASRVNTPLHNQVATTLRKVLAAREGAQDLLDVGAYRVGTNPLVDAAVNNAGAITAFLQQRMDDQTPGALSWERLTALVRQLGVAA, from the coding sequence ATGAGCAGCCTGACGCTGCTCGATGCCGCGCTGGGCACCGCCCGGCGCGCTGCTCTGCCCGAACGCGTGGGTACGGTGAGCTCGATCGTGGGACTCGGCGTTGAGGTGCGCGGACTCAGCGCCGCCATTGGCGACCTCGTGAGCCTCGGCGACTACCCCGGGATCGACGCGGAGGTTGTGGCCACCGGGGCCACGGGCATCCGCTGCATGCCCCTCGGACGCCTCACCGGACTTCGTGCGGGAGCGCCCGCCCGCGCGGCAAGCACGCCGCTTCTGGTGCCCACCGGCAACGGACTTTTTGGGCGCGTGCTCGACGGCCTCGGCCGACCGATCGACGGCAAGGGGCCGCTGCGCTCCGCCGGGTCGGTGTCGCTTGATCACGAGAGTCCCTCGGCCATGCACCGCGCGCGCATCAGCGAACAGCTGCAACTGGGCGTTCGAGCCCTCGACACCCTCACCACCGTGGGGAAGGGCCAGCGCATGGGCCTGTTTGCCGGTTCGGGTGTGGGCAAGTCGTCGCTGCTGTCGATGATCGCTCGAGGAACGGATGCCGAGGTGTCGGTGATCGCCCTGGTAGGGGAGCGCGGACGTGAGGTGCGCGAGTTTCTCGAGGACGACCTGGGTGCCGAGGGTCTCGCGCGCTCGATCGTGGTCGTGTCGACCAGCGATGAACCGGCCATGATGCGCCTGCGCGCCGCGTTTACGGCCACGCGCATTGCCGAGTCGTTTCGTGACCAGGGTTCAGACGTGATGCTCATGATGGACTCGCTCACCCGCGTGGCCATGGCGCAGCGCGAAATTGGGCTGTCGGTGGGGGAGCCGCCGGCGACTCGTGGGTATCCGCCATCGACGTTCTCGGTGCTCGCGCAGCTGCTCGAGCGCGCCGGCACCGGCGAGACCGGCTCCATCACGGGCATGTACACCGTGCTCGTGGAGGGCGACGACCACAACGAGCCCATAGCGGATGCCGCGCGCTCTATTCTGGACGGACACGTTGTTCTCGACCGCAAGCTGGCCGTGGCCGGGCACTTTCCGTCGATTGACGTGCTGTCGTCGATTTCGCGTGTGGCCTCGCGCGTGAATACGCCGCTGCATAACCAGGTGGCCACCACGCTGCGCAAGGTTTTGGCCGCCCGCGAGGGTGCGCAGGACCTGCTCGACGTGGGGGCGTACCGGGTGGGCACGAACCCCTTGGTCGATGCCGCGGTGAACAATGCCGGCGCCATCACTGCTTTTCTGCAGCAGCGCATGGATGATCAGACGCCCGGCGCGCTGTCGTGGGAGCGCCTGACAGCTCTTGTTCGGCAGCTGGGGGTAGCGGCATGA
- a CDS encoding FliH/SctL family protein: protein MSTNAAFSSNADFSSLAFPRLQAGVAPINEQDRAAGHAAGYAAGLRAAAIAAAATAVEQAAEHAAVLRHTEARSDRALRLLGAAATALDERTVPLLREAEGTLVRTALDLAEAVLGVELSQGEISARRALERALGQGELTETHTVHMHPDDLAVLGLSTQNIPGVLFVADAALSRGDAVTKFADGFLDARIGTAFTRVKTAILETLP from the coding sequence ATGTCAACTAACGCTGCCTTCTCCAGTAATGCTGACTTCTCCAGCCTTGCGTTTCCGCGCCTGCAGGCCGGTGTCGCTCCGATCAACGAGCAGGATCGGGCCGCCGGACACGCTGCCGGTTACGCCGCCGGGCTGCGCGCGGCTGCAATCGCGGCGGCTGCGACGGCCGTGGAACAGGCCGCTGAGCACGCAGCCGTGCTGCGCCACACCGAGGCGCGGTCTGACCGCGCCCTGCGCCTGCTGGGTGCCGCAGCAACCGCGCTCGATGAGCGCACGGTTCCCCTTCTCAGAGAGGCCGAGGGCACGCTCGTGCGCACGGCCCTTGACCTTGCCGAGGCCGTGCTCGGTGTTGAGCTGAGCCAAGGTGAGATCTCGGCGCGGCGTGCGCTGGAACGCGCTCTCGGACAGGGGGAGCTCACCGAAACCCACACCGTTCACATGCACCCCGACGACCTTGCTGTGCTCGGTCTCTCCACCCAGAACATTCCCGGTGTGCTTTTTGTGGCCGATGCCGCGCTCAGTCGCGGCGACGCGGTGACCAAATTTGCCGACGGCTTTCTTGACGCACGCATCGGCACCGCCTTCACCCGTGTGAAGACCGCTATTTTGGAGACCCTGCCATGA